A stretch of the Janthinobacterium sp. B9-8 genome encodes the following:
- a CDS encoding endonuclease domain-containing protein yields the protein MQPYKSGLKPFSQELRKHMTDAEQLLWSRLRHKQVWGMQFYRQKPLAGFIVDFYSAAASLVIELDGSQHFEAVHQLNDKERDQVLAAMGLLVLRFDNRQVLQEIDEVMQVIFDVVERQIPPYPPFSRGGKTGP from the coding sequence TTGCAACCATACAAATCAGGTCTGAAACCTTTTTCCCAAGAGCTGCGCAAGCATATGACTGATGCAGAACAATTGCTTTGGTCAAGGCTACGCCACAAACAGGTTTGGGGTATGCAGTTTTATCGGCAGAAGCCTTTGGCGGGTTTTATTGTGGATTTTTACTCTGCAGCAGCCAGTCTAGTGATTGAGCTGGATGGATCTCAGCACTTTGAAGCGGTGCATCAGCTCAATGATAAGGAAAGAGATCAGGTGCTGGCGGCAATGGGCTTATTGGTATTGAGATTTGATAACAGACAGGTTTTACAAGAAATAGACGAAGTTATGCAGGTGATTTTTGATGTGGTTGAAAGACAAATCCCCCCTTACCCCCCTTTTTCAAGGGGGGGTAAAACCGGACCCTAG
- a CDS encoding 3'-5' exonuclease, which translates to MISFNRPIVMLDFETTGISHSDRITEVAALRIVDGQITDRFVSLVNCGVRIPYFITQLTGISQAMVNKAPPASEVVPALIEFIGSDALSAHNASFDAKFLLAESQRINLLPQYQGLHCTLKLSRRLFPGMSNYKLATLAASLGIRFQGTAHRAEADAEVSAYLLIHIAKHLAKTCQMQQIDLDLLDKISKTVAAKVPDLLNKQLGYAK; encoded by the coding sequence ATGATTTCATTCAACCGCCCTATCGTGATGCTGGATTTTGAAACCACCGGCATCAGCCATTCCGACCGCATCACCGAAGTGGCTGCGCTGCGGATTGTTGACGGGCAGATTACTGATCGCTTTGTATCCTTAGTGAATTGCGGTGTGCGTATTCCCTACTTTATTACCCAGCTCACCGGCATCAGCCAGGCAATGGTGAACAAGGCACCGCCTGCCAGCGAGGTGGTTCCGGCGCTGATCGAATTTATCGGCAGCGATGCGCTGTCGGCGCACAACGCCAGCTTTGACGCGAAGTTTCTATTGGCCGAAAGCCAGCGCATTAATCTATTACCGCAATACCAAGGATTACATTGCACGCTTAAACTATCCCGCCGTTTATTCCCCGGCATGAGCAACTACAAACTCGCAACCTTGGCGGCAAGCTTAGGCATACGCTTTCAAGGCACCGCCCACAGAGCCGAAGCCGATGCAGAAGTCTCGGCGTATTTGCTGATCCATATTGCCAAACACTTAGCAAAAACCTGCCAAATGCAGCAGATTGATTTGGACCTGCTGGATAAAATCAGCAAAACCGTCGCCGCAAAAGTGCCAGATTTACTCAACAAACAACTTGGGTATGCAAAATGA
- the recB gene encoding exodeoxyribonuclease V subunit beta — MNLRPLNLFEMPLAGPHMIEASAGTGKTWTITGLYTRLVIEHGLKVPEILVVTFTEAATAELRDRIRGRLAEVLESFEGEEALDPFCEQLLIQHADRRTEVMRRLQRAIASLDEAAIHTIHAFCQRVLIQSAFESGADFGMEILSDTGPVLDEIAADFWREQVYPADAIYTEYLLKSKASPEEWLRVVYGHLGQPLLHTVELGVAADTAELSAALPAAFENYRQLWNEHSAVIKEMLLGLSASKALKQTSYKPEQLEKIFLLIDDHIAGNGGWQDIDSKELVKLSSSKLISGTAKGKTPPEHGFFEAVELLASLINDLSTACELRQKQGLAELRRRCDIELPERLARRQQLSFNDLLLRVWQGLTAEGGERLAIAMRRRYKAALIDEFQDTDGIQYDIFSRVFADGSTPLFLVGDPKQAIYSFRGADIHAYHQAEALVDAKESLDTNQRSVPALVTAVNTLFERPSEAFVDPHVSFSAVKAASKPRPELIVDGENEAPADDEGKSAPFRFQFLPEPEGVSEKGVQISWPKETANHLAAQITAQEIERLLRLAGEGKAKLAGADKERPLSGGDMAVLVPDRFRAKAMQDALTQLGVPSVLRVRDSVWESQEAVELYTVLAAISEPAKQGLVRAALISTLLGNNAATLLRLEINGWDQIADAFAHWKKLWQTQGLIPMFREWLEYQGLDGRNVAQRLLSLSDGERRLTNLLQLAELLQAHKATGLEQHLAWFSRQNKNAGDEALLRLESDEDRVRIVTLHASKGLEYPIVFCPFLWDGRLLGKHTEAVRYHQNDKAWLDLGSDDFDEHKDSAKREAFEEKLRLLYVGLTRARNRCYIAWGNIGLKDGRGYAISDGLSQSAMAWLLHPLAGEHGDVLEAQKEHLKAYDHETLLGEITAMCEQQPEVFALHDAPSASGPGLKTAPSEPLVFKPYLGKKLYPTWRVASFSGMTAHNHSEGPDRDSASNAPEADSSAAPGRSIFSFPEREAAATVAGTCLHAILEEWDWQDADTLLATTAKALEHHGIPEHWLDVVSQMVQDTVSARLDGKALTLASIPPTARVAEMEFTYSVSHCQPERLIAALQHPSLPIEFRAAASTLDFFHINGFLRGFIDLVFEYENAFYVLDYKSNWLGNNVADYAPAKLIPAMAQHHYYLQYLIYSAAVRRFLRQRLPSFTDDQFGGVYYLFMRGLGKQDGQNGVYFSRPSMELLDDIEVALMGVAAKT; from the coding sequence ATGAATCTTCGCCCCCTAAATCTGTTTGAGATGCCATTAGCTGGGCCGCATATGATCGAGGCCAGCGCGGGGACGGGGAAGACTTGGACGATTACGGGTTTATATACAAGGCTGGTGATTGAGCACGGCTTAAAAGTGCCAGAGATTCTGGTGGTGACCTTTACCGAAGCAGCCACCGCCGAGCTGCGCGATCGCATCCGTGGGCGGCTCGCCGAGGTGTTGGAATCTTTCGAGGGGGAAGAGGCGCTTGATCCGTTTTGTGAGCAGCTGCTCATTCAACACGCAGACCGGCGAACCGAGGTGATGCGCCGTTTGCAGCGCGCCATTGCCAGTCTGGACGAGGCGGCGATTCATACCATTCACGCTTTTTGCCAGCGGGTGCTCATCCAATCCGCCTTTGAAAGCGGCGCTGATTTTGGTATGGAGATTCTCAGCGATACCGGCCCGGTGCTGGATGAAATTGCCGCAGATTTTTGGCGCGAGCAGGTCTACCCCGCCGACGCGATTTACACCGAATACCTACTTAAAAGCAAAGCCAGCCCAGAGGAATGGCTGCGGGTGGTCTACGGCCATTTAGGCCAGCCACTACTGCATACCGTGGAGCTGGGAGTCGCTGCCGATACTGCAGAATTAAGCGCCGCCCTGCCTGCTGCTTTTGAAAACTACCGCCAGCTTTGGAACGAGCATTCAGCAGTCATTAAGGAAATGTTGCTGGGGCTGTCTGCCAGCAAGGCCTTAAAGCAAACCAGCTATAAGCCAGAGCAATTAGAAAAAATCTTTTTGCTGATCGATGACCATATCGCGGGCAATGGTGGCTGGCAGGATATCGACAGCAAGGAGCTGGTGAAGCTCAGCAGCAGTAAGCTCATCAGCGGCACCGCCAAGGGCAAAACGCCGCCCGAGCATGGTTTCTTTGAGGCAGTGGAATTACTGGCCAGCTTAATTAATGATCTGAGCACAGCTTGCGAATTGCGGCAAAAACAAGGCTTGGCCGAGCTGCGCCGCCGCTGCGATATCGAGCTACCCGAGCGCCTAGCCCGCCGTCAGCAATTATCCTTTAACGATCTTTTGCTGCGCGTGTGGCAAGGCCTGACTGCGGAAGGCGGCGAGCGCTTAGCCATAGCCATGCGCCGCCGCTACAAGGCCGCGCTGATTGATGAGTTTCAGGATACCGACGGCATTCAGTACGATATTTTCTCGCGCGTGTTTGCGGATGGCAGCACGCCGCTGTTTTTGGTGGGGGACCCAAAGCAGGCGATTTATAGCTTTCGCGGCGCGGATATTCACGCCTATCACCAAGCCGAAGCCTTGGTGGATGCCAAAGAAAGCTTGGATACCAATCAGCGCTCGGTGCCCGCTTTAGTGACCGCCGTAAATACCCTGTTTGAGCGGCCTAGCGAGGCTTTTGTTGATCCGCATGTCAGCTTTAGCGCCGTTAAAGCGGCGAGTAAACCTCGGCCAGAATTGATTGTTGATGGCGAGAATGAGGCGCCTGCTGATGATGAAGGAAAGAGCGCCCCTTTTCGCTTCCAATTTTTGCCTGAGCCCGAAGGCGTCTCAGAAAAAGGCGTGCAAATCAGCTGGCCTAAAGAAACCGCCAATCATCTGGCCGCCCAAATCACCGCACAAGAGATTGAAAGGCTGCTGCGTTTGGCTGGGGAAGGCAAAGCCAAGCTGGCGGGGGCAGATAAAGAGCGGCCACTCTCGGGCGGCGATATGGCCGTGCTGGTGCCTGATCGTTTTCGGGCGAAAGCCATGCAGGATGCGCTCACCCAGCTGGGCGTGCCGAGCGTGCTGCGGGTAAGAGATAGCGTTTGGGAGTCGCAAGAGGCTGTCGAGCTTTATACCGTGCTGGCTGCCATTAGCGAGCCAGCCAAGCAAGGGCTGGTGCGTGCCGCGCTGATTAGCACCCTGCTAGGCAACAATGCCGCCACCCTGCTGCGCCTAGAAATCAACGGCTGGGACCAGATTGCGGACGCCTTTGCCCACTGGAAAAAACTCTGGCAAACGCAGGGTTTAATCCCGATGTTTAGAGAGTGGCTGGAATACCAGGGGTTGGATGGGCGCAATGTGGCGCAGCGCTTACTTTCTTTGAGCGATGGCGAGCGGCGGCTAACTAATCTATTACAGCTAGCCGAGCTATTGCAAGCGCACAAAGCCACCGGCCTAGAGCAACACTTGGCATGGTTTAGCCGCCAGAATAAAAACGCAGGCGATGAAGCCTTATTGCGCCTAGAAAGCGATGAAGACCGCGTGCGCATCGTTACCCTGCACGCCAGCAAGGGCCTTGAATATCCCATCGTGTTCTGCCCGTTTTTATGGGATGGCCGCCTGCTGGGCAAGCACACCGAGGCGGTGCGCTATCATCAAAACGACAAAGCATGGCTGGATTTAGGCAGCGATGATTTTGATGAGCATAAAGACAGCGCCAAACGGGAAGCCTTTGAAGAAAAGCTGCGCCTACTTTACGTGGGCCTGACCCGAGCGAGGAATCGCTGCTATATCGCGTGGGGCAATATCGGCCTGAAAGATGGCCGAGGCTATGCAATTAGCGACGGCCTATCGCAATCGGCCATGGCTTGGCTGCTGCACCCACTCGCTGGGGAGCATGGTGATGTATTGGAAGCGCAAAAAGAACATCTAAAAGCTTACGATCATGAGACCCTGCTGGGTGAAATTACGGCGATGTGTGAGCAACAGCCAGAAGTCTTTGCCCTACACGATGCGCCTAGCGCTAGCGGGCCCGGCCTTAAAACGGCCCCTTCCGAGCCACTTGTGTTTAAGCCCTACCTTGGAAAAAAGCTCTATCCCACATGGCGGGTTGCCAGCTTTTCTGGCATGACCGCGCACAATCATTCCGAAGGGCCAGATAGAGATAGCGCCAGCAATGCGCCGGAAGCCGATTCATCCGCAGCCCCCGGCAGATCCATATTCAGCTTTCCGGAAAGAGAGGCCGCCGCCACCGTGGCCGGTACTTGTCTACACGCTATTTTAGAAGAATGGGATTGGCAAGATGCAGATACGCTACTCGCCACCACCGCCAAAGCCCTAGAGCACCACGGTATTCCAGAGCATTGGCTAGATGTGGTCAGCCAGATGGTGCAAGACACCGTTTCTGCGCGGCTCGATGGCAAGGCGCTGACCTTAGCCAGCATCCCGCCCACAGCCCGCGTGGCAGAAATGGAATTCACCTATAGCGTAAGCCACTGCCAGCCCGAGCGCCTGATTGCCGCGCTGCAACATCCATCGCTGCCTATCGAGTTTCGCGCAGCCGCCAGCACGCTGGATTTCTTCCATATCAACGGCTTTTTAAGAGGCTTTATCGATCTGGTGTTTGAATACGAAAACGCCTTCTACGTGCTCGATTACAAAAGCAATTGGCTAGGCAATAACGTGGCCGACTACGCCCCCGCTAAACTCATCCCCGCCATGGCTCAGCACCACTATTATCTGCAATACCTGATCTATTCAGCGGCAGTGCGCCGCTTCCTGCGCCAGCGCTTGCCTAGCTTTACTGACGATCAATTCGGCGGCGTGTACTACCTGTTTATGCGCGGGCTGGGCAAACAAGACGGACAAAACGGCGTGTACTTCAGCAGACCAAGCATGGAATTGCTGGATGATATTGAAGTAGCTTTGATGGGGGTGGCGGCAAAAACCTAA
- a CDS encoding class II glutamine amidotransferase, translating to MCQLLGMNCNVPTDIMFSFEGFRRRGGLTDHHADGWGIAFFEGDGCRMFLDYLPSASSPIADLVRAYPIKSTNVIAHIRKATQGQISLANTHPFRRELWGRYWIFVHNGNLPERPDLAGSRFLPVGSTDSEHAFCWILSELSQRFDSCPPLLVLKQALAELAKPLMAVGTFNFLLSDGRALFAHCSTDLHYLVRKAPFTLAHLNDTDVSVDFSQVTTQNDRVAVIATQPLTDNETWTKMQPGELLCFVDGMPG from the coding sequence ATGTGCCAACTACTCGGTATGAATTGCAATGTGCCGACCGATATTATGTTTTCTTTCGAAGGCTTTCGCCGCCGTGGTGGCTTGACTGACCATCATGCAGATGGCTGGGGAATTGCTTTTTTTGAAGGCGATGGCTGCCGGATGTTTCTGGATTATCTGCCTTCGGCCAGCTCGCCGATTGCTGATCTGGTACGCGCCTACCCGATTAAATCGACCAATGTGATTGCCCATATCCGCAAAGCCACGCAGGGGCAGATCAGCCTAGCTAATACTCACCCGTTTCGCCGTGAGCTGTGGGGGCGTTACTGGATTTTTGTGCATAATGGCAATTTGCCGGAGCGGCCAGATCTAGCCGGTAGCCGTTTTCTGCCCGTAGGCAGCACCGATAGCGAGCACGCGTTTTGCTGGATTTTATCCGAGCTAAGTCAGCGTTTTGACAGCTGCCCACCTTTGCTGGTTTTGAAACAAGCTTTGGCAGAGTTGGCAAAGCCCCTGATGGCGGTTGGCACATTTAATTTTTTACTTTCTGATGGCAGAGCCTTATTTGCCCATTGCAGCACCGATCTGCACTATTTGGTACGCAAAGCGCCATTTACGCTGGCGCATTTGAATGACACCGATGTGAGTGTCGATTTTTCGCAAGTCACCACACAAAATGACCGGGTCGCCGTTATTGCTACCCAGCCGCTAACTGACAATGAAACATGGACCAAAATGCAGCCGGGTGAGTTGCTGTGCTTTGTGGATGGAATGCCGGGGTAA
- a CDS encoding DNA alkylation repair protein translates to MTSFQEHIRSAMQAIADDSAAIAMRAYQRDQFEFLGVAAPARRAATMPFIKALQPSSAEALIAEAQGLWNLPQREYQYIAIDLLARHVKVLTGADIPGLLSLVQQKSWWETVDGLVKVIGAIAKADKAQQSQMDAALLHPDFWIRRIAMLHQLGWKSETDLTRLQNYAKQLAPESEFFIRKAIGWALREYAWHDPAAIRVFLAEMGDQLSPLSRREAGKHL, encoded by the coding sequence ATGACTTCCTTTCAAGAGCATATCCGTAGCGCCATGCAAGCCATTGCTGATGATTCTGCGGCGATTGCCATGCGTGCCTATCAGCGCGATCAGTTTGAATTTCTAGGCGTGGCCGCCCCCGCGCGGCGTGCCGCGACGATGCCTTTTATTAAAGCGCTACAGCCAAGCAGTGCCGAGGCTTTAATCGCAGAGGCACAAGGCCTGTGGAATTTACCGCAGCGCGAATACCAATATATCGCCATCGATTTGCTGGCAAGGCATGTCAAAGTTTTAACAGGTGCAGACATCCCCGGCTTACTCAGCCTAGTTCAGCAGAAATCTTGGTGGGAAACCGTAGATGGCTTGGTGAAAGTAATCGGCGCGATTGCAAAAGCAGACAAAGCCCAGCAAAGCCAAATGGACGCCGCGCTGCTCCACCCCGATTTCTGGATCAGACGCATTGCCATGCTGCATCAGCTAGGTTGGAAGAGCGAAACCGACCTTACCCGCTTACAAAACTACGCCAAGCAGCTTGCGCCCGAGAGTGAGTTTTTTATTAGGAAAGCCATAGGCTGGGCATTGAGGGAATATGCGTGGCACGACCCTGCCGCCATTCGTGTGTTCTTGGCCGAAATGGGCGATCAATTATCGCCACTCAGCCGCAGAGAGGCGGGGAAGCATTTGTAA
- the recD gene encoding exodeoxyribonuclease V subunit alpha: MPDFAFELSRSFERLCGPQSDELKATLAKLCAALAAGHSCIKTAPLSSPLIGKPGEFKPLTQDKDRLYLTRYWWYESQLAKRLRQLAGEKCDVDLAKLATLLNELFPASSIQPDLQKVAAAAAVMQKLTVISGGPGTGKTTTVLRILAALQIMEGNTLSIKMAAPTGKAAARMSESVRERKSSLAVTPETLAVIPETASTLHRLLGPRPDGSFKHHAANPLALDVLVVDEASMIDLALMAQLVEALPAHARLILLGDKDQLDAVDAGAVFAELCSLKSPSADFIQALKTATGVEIASSKAPASSVGNAVMNLEHSHRFAAGGGIGKLANLVNSGDAKGALALLQPDDLFAETETELGWQPNSKTLLTRCDQGYAAYWQAVLAGDVDAAFIAFDTFRVLTALREGHAGVMGVNQQLEAHWQAKNFIPENSLWYAGRPVLITQNDYGVQLYNGDIGLTFIENGAPRVAFKGEGNTLRWFSPARLPAHETALALTVHKSQGSEFDEVILLLPDQSHELLSRSLIYTGLTRAKKKVEIWGSNDVLSKAIAKQSIRQSGLAAALR, from the coding sequence ATGCCAGACTTTGCCTTTGAATTAAGCCGTAGTTTTGAACGCCTTTGCGGGCCGCAATCGGATGAGCTGAAAGCCACCCTCGCCAAGCTTTGCGCGGCGCTGGCGGCGGGGCATAGTTGTATTAAAACTGCGCCGCTCAGCAGCCCCTTAATCGGCAAGCCGGGTGAGTTTAAGCCGCTTACTCAGGACAAAGACCGGCTCTATCTCACCCGCTATTGGTGGTATGAATCGCAGCTGGCCAAGCGCCTGCGCCAATTGGCAGGGGAAAAATGTGATGTGGATCTGGCCAAGTTAGCCACGCTGCTAAATGAGCTATTTCCTGCATCCAGCATTCAGCCAGATTTGCAAAAAGTAGCAGCAGCGGCAGCGGTGATGCAAAAGCTGACGGTGATTTCCGGCGGGCCCGGCACGGGTAAAACCACCACCGTGCTGCGTATTCTGGCCGCTTTGCAAATCATGGAAGGCAACACGCTGAGCATTAAAATGGCAGCGCCCACTGGTAAGGCGGCAGCCAGAATGAGTGAATCGGTGCGGGAAAGAAAATCTAGCCTAGCGGTCACGCCCGAAACGCTGGCTGTCATCCCCGAAACCGCTTCAACTCTGCACCGCTTACTGGGGCCGCGACCCGATGGCAGTTTCAAGCACCATGCTGCTAATCCGCTAGCGCTGGATGTGCTGGTGGTCGATGAAGCTTCGATGATCGACTTGGCCTTGATGGCGCAACTGGTAGAAGCCCTGCCCGCGCATGCCCGGCTGATTTTGCTGGGAGACAAAGATCAGCTGGATGCAGTGGATGCCGGTGCGGTATTTGCCGAACTGTGTAGCTTAAAATCGCCCAGCGCCGATTTTATTCAGGCGCTCAAAACGGCTACTGGGGTGGAAATTGCAAGCAGCAAAGCCCCAGCTAGCAGCGTGGGTAATGCCGTGATGAATTTAGAACACAGCCACCGCTTTGCCGCAGGCGGCGGTATTGGCAAGCTAGCGAATTTGGTGAATTCGGGCGACGCCAAGGGCGCATTGGCGCTCTTGCAGCCGGATGATTTATTTGCCGAGACAGAAACAGAGCTCGGCTGGCAGCCCAATAGCAAAACACTGCTCACCCGCTGCGATCAAGGCTACGCGGCTTACTGGCAGGCCGTACTGGCTGGCGATGTGGACGCGGCTTTTATCGCCTTCGATACCTTCCGCGTGCTGACGGCCTTACGCGAAGGCCATGCGGGAGTGATGGGGGTGAATCAGCAGTTAGAAGCGCACTGGCAGGCTAAAAATTTCATCCCCGAAAACAGCCTCTGGTACGCAGGCCGTCCTGTGTTAATCACCCAAAATGATTATGGCGTGCAGCTGTATAACGGCGATATCGGCCTGACTTTTATTGAAAACGGCGCACCCCGCGTGGCTTTTAAAGGCGAGGGCAACACCCTGCGCTGGTTCAGCCCCGCCCGCCTGCCCGCCCACGAAACCGCACTGGCCTTAACGGTGCACAAAAGCCAAGGCTCGGAATTTGACGAAGTGATTTTATTACTCCCCGATCAGTCGCACGAACTGCTCAGCCGCAGCCTGATCTACACCGGCCTCACCCGTGCCAAGAAAAAAGTAGAGATTTGGGGAAGTAATGACGTGCTGAGCAAAGCTATTGCTAAGCAATCTATTCGGCAGAGTGGGCTGGCGGCGGCGTTGAGGTAG